The following coding sequences lie in one Ferrimicrobium sp. genomic window:
- a CDS encoding MMPL family transporter: protein MSRFFERLGLFTVRFKYAIVVVWIVGLIAALAFLPSIGSVVQNNFSNFLPTNSPSIKAAQLADVFQKSTDSTVVVIADSPHAALTSADSAYLSTLAAQLKTVPSVVKSNVAAISANQKAEQIEVVSSTSQFDDIGIKTLVNDMAAKLKASPAPAGLQVHLAGTVATAVAQADQNNSSASATQGFSVLFILVLLFIVFRSVLAPFLTLLPALIVSLLAGPVVARLTSVLHYQVSSVTQLLMIVLVLGAGTDYGLFLVFRTREELDRGRSTREAVEHALAKVGESITFSALTVIAAVLMLITATFGFYRGLGYPLAIAVFLMLLAGLTLQPALLAIFGRAAFWPRRKVQKRSEVKYGLWGRVAGRLVMRPAATLLVGVAFFGVLALFAPLNRPSGFASNASAPSGTNAYYGNKDLTKYFPKASFNPTELIFRFSSPIWDHVGTLTTLQDDISHSSLFTQVDGALNPAGVNLATSNLERLHAVLGSASNLPQVPTQHLVTGGAYQLYRATSNYISKNGHEVLFETTLRAGSPGQNPAINAVPSIRSFTTNLANKVGATKSGVAGEAPASYDVSAASNHDLVHIVPLVILIIAILLALVLRSIVAPVFLVVSVGLSFFAALGVAVLIFMKIGSHSGLIFILPFMLFLFLLALGEDYNILVMTRIREESHHHTVKEAVVAAIGATGPAVTSAGMVLAGTFLVLGLASAGQAEVEEIGISLALGVLMDTFLVRTLLVPSAVVLLGRWSWWPSKLSDLEPDGAPARTQGADDNNAGLSSADQDDREPEGQLT, encoded by the coding sequence TTGAGTCGTTTCTTCGAGCGTCTTGGGTTGTTCACGGTCCGTTTTAAGTACGCGATTGTCGTGGTATGGATTGTGGGTCTCATCGCAGCGCTGGCCTTCCTGCCCTCGATCGGATCGGTCGTCCAAAATAACTTCTCAAACTTTTTGCCTACGAACTCTCCTTCGATTAAGGCGGCACAACTTGCCGACGTGTTTCAAAAGAGTACCGATTCTACGGTGGTGGTCATAGCTGATAGTCCACACGCTGCGCTTACATCGGCAGATTCCGCCTATCTGAGCACACTGGCAGCGCAATTAAAGACGGTGCCATCGGTGGTCAAGTCGAACGTGGCAGCAATCTCGGCTAATCAGAAGGCGGAGCAGATCGAAGTCGTATCGTCGACGTCACAGTTCGATGATATTGGTATTAAGACGCTTGTCAATGACATGGCGGCCAAGTTGAAGGCCAGTCCCGCCCCTGCGGGGCTCCAAGTACACCTCGCGGGCACGGTGGCGACCGCGGTCGCACAAGCCGACCAGAACAATTCCAGCGCCAGCGCAACCCAGGGCTTTTCGGTGCTGTTCATCCTGGTGCTGTTGTTCATTGTCTTCAGGTCGGTGCTCGCACCGTTTCTCACCCTGTTGCCTGCTCTTATCGTCTCGCTGCTTGCAGGTCCAGTGGTGGCTAGGCTGACCTCGGTCCTTCATTATCAGGTCTCTAGCGTTACGCAGCTGTTGATGATCGTGCTTGTCCTCGGTGCCGGTACCGATTACGGCCTGTTTTTGGTGTTCCGAACGCGTGAGGAGTTGGATCGAGGGCGCTCTACCCGCGAGGCTGTAGAGCACGCCCTCGCAAAAGTCGGCGAGTCGATCACTTTCTCGGCGCTGACCGTTATAGCAGCGGTTCTCATGCTGATCACCGCCACCTTTGGTTTCTATCGTGGCCTTGGGTATCCGCTTGCCATCGCGGTCTTTCTCATGTTGCTCGCAGGTCTTACCCTTCAGCCAGCGCTCCTTGCGATCTTTGGCCGGGCGGCGTTTTGGCCACGCCGTAAGGTTCAAAAGCGGTCCGAAGTCAAGTACGGACTCTGGGGCAGGGTTGCGGGTCGGTTGGTGATGCGACCGGCAGCGACGTTGCTTGTTGGTGTGGCCTTCTTCGGCGTCTTGGCTCTCTTCGCTCCGCTGAATCGTCCCTCCGGCTTTGCAAGTAATGCGTCGGCACCCTCGGGTACGAACGCTTATTACGGCAACAAGGATCTCACGAAGTATTTTCCTAAAGCCTCGTTTAATCCGACCGAGTTGATCTTCCGCTTCTCGTCACCGATTTGGGATCACGTGGGAACATTGACGACATTGCAGGACGATATCTCGCATTCATCGCTGTTCACCCAGGTTGATGGCGCGCTCAACCCAGCGGGTGTAAACCTTGCGACGTCGAATCTCGAGCGGCTTCATGCGGTGCTGGGATCGGCATCAAATCTGCCACAGGTGCCAACGCAACATCTGGTCACTGGCGGGGCCTACCAGCTCTATCGGGCGACAAGCAACTACATCAGTAAAAATGGACACGAGGTGCTCTTTGAGACGACGCTTCGGGCCGGTTCGCCTGGGCAGAATCCGGCGATCAATGCCGTGCCATCGATTCGTTCCTTCACGACCAATTTGGCAAACAAGGTTGGCGCCACCAAGTCAGGTGTCGCAGGGGAGGCGCCGGCTTCGTACGACGTCTCAGCAGCGTCGAATCATGACCTAGTCCACATCGTACCGTTGGTCATTTTGATCATCGCCATCTTGTTGGCGCTGGTGTTGCGATCGATCGTGGCCCCGGTGTTCCTAGTGGTGAGCGTCGGGCTCTCCTTCTTCGCCGCTCTTGGTGTGGCGGTGTTGATCTTTATGAAGATCGGGAGCCATAGTGGGTTGATCTTTATCTTGCCCTTCATGCTGTTCCTCTTCCTGTTGGCGTTGGGAGAGGATTACAACATCCTGGTCATGACTCGAATACGCGAGGAGTCTCATCATCACACGGTGAAGGAAGCGGTTGTCGCTGCGATTGGAGCCACTGGTCCGGCGGTGACCTCTGCTGGCATGGTGTTAGCGGGCACGTTCTTGGTGCTCGGTCTAGCTTCCGCTGGACAGGCGGAGGTGGAGGAGATCGGAATTTCGTTAGCGCTCGGCGTCTTGATGGATACTTTCTTGGTGCGGACGCTGCTCGTTCCCTCCGCAGTCGTGTTGTTGGGTCGGTGGAGTTGGTGGCCGTCCAAGCTCAGTGATCTCGAGCCCGACGGGGCACCTGCTCGCACGCAAGGCGCAGATGATAATAATGCAGGGCTATCGTCAGCCGATCAGGACGATCGTGAGCCTGAAGGGCAGCTCACCTGA
- a CDS encoding enoyl-CoA hydratase-related protein codes for MQGYRQPIRTIVSLKGSSPEMPGAIYAQVDAPTKVATVWIDNPDRVNAMSIHMWNRLAEVLHGLGTDRAIRVVAIRGVNGAFCAGADLSEFGEHRRGADTIAYDERTEAALSIPRQLPMPVVAFVEGYCLGGGVSIAVACDLVYAVEGARFQIPAARMGTAYPDGALLRLRERVGSAQAFDMIATARRLEIADALRIGLVTVSFPSSEAVAATLSDIAALAPRSIAAAKAAMEGRLSEEERLSIFSSSDYDEGLRAFSERRSPRFTGL; via the coding sequence ATGCAGGGCTATCGTCAGCCGATCAGGACGATCGTGAGCCTGAAGGGCAGCTCACCTGAGATGCCAGGTGCGATCTATGCCCAGGTGGATGCCCCGACAAAGGTAGCCACGGTCTGGATCGATAACCCTGATCGCGTCAACGCGATGTCGATTCACATGTGGAATCGGCTGGCGGAGGTCTTGCATGGTCTTGGCACCGATCGCGCGATACGCGTTGTTGCCATTCGCGGAGTTAACGGCGCGTTTTGTGCTGGTGCAGACCTCAGCGAGTTCGGTGAACACCGGCGTGGAGCCGACACCATCGCCTACGATGAGCGCACAGAGGCAGCGCTGTCGATACCTCGTCAGCTGCCAATGCCGGTCGTCGCGTTTGTCGAAGGCTACTGCCTCGGAGGCGGGGTCAGCATCGCCGTCGCCTGTGATCTGGTGTATGCGGTCGAGGGAGCACGATTTCAAATCCCTGCGGCGCGCATGGGAACCGCCTACCCAGATGGTGCGCTTTTGCGCCTGCGTGAACGTGTTGGCTCTGCACAGGCGTTTGACATGATCGCCACAGCGAGGCGGCTTGAGATCGCTGATGCGCTTCGCATCGGGCTCGTGACGGTGTCGTTTCCCTCGAGCGAAGCAGTGGCCGCCACATTGAGCGATATCGCGGCTCTTGCCCCACGCTCGATTGCGGCTGCAAAAGCGGCCATGGAGGGGCGTTTAAGCGAAGAGGAGCGACTCTCAATCTTCTCCAGTTCCGATTATGACGAGGGCTTGCGAGCCTTCAGTGAGCGTCGCTCTCCCCGATTCACTGGATTGTGA
- a CDS encoding AMP-binding protein has translation MKVELNVLDFLYRAVEVFPNKLALVDDPEVQGALGRLTYADIGQRVKGMASTLDAMGYKVGDRIGIVSPNAGKFLISYFGVSGYGRILVPINYRLNADEVQYIVNHSGTRLLLIDPEYAEIFGKVEVEHRIIMDGVEDSELFAPLKEGASMPEWAGDEDFACSINYTSGTTSRPKGVQMTHRNAWLNASTLGWHTTVTDRDVLLHTLPMFHCNGWGMPYAVTGMGGTHVVQRKIDGESILSNVENEGVTLACGAPAVWAATLGGAEKRSSEGRTIPGRDLMRVVAAGAPPPSRTIERIQGELGWEFIQIYGLTETSPLLTVNRRPKEWDTLEPAELARKLSMAGTPSIGVRIAEDVDGEVLAQGNQVFKGYWEQPEESAKALAGGWFHTGDGGTYQNGYLRILDRKKDVIITGGENVSSIEVEDVLFQHPAVAEVAVIGVPDPKWGETVKALVVLKSGVSATQEELQAFCRERLAHFKCPTSIEFRDELARTATGKLQKFKLRAPYWEGKERLVN, from the coding sequence ATGAAAGTCGAACTCAATGTCTTGGATTTCTTGTACCGGGCCGTAGAGGTTTTTCCGAACAAGCTTGCACTCGTCGACGATCCGGAGGTGCAGGGCGCCCTCGGCCGGTTGACGTATGCCGACATTGGTCAGCGCGTCAAAGGTATGGCTTCGACGTTGGACGCCATGGGCTATAAGGTAGGGGACCGGATTGGGATCGTCTCGCCGAACGCGGGCAAGTTTCTGATCTCGTACTTCGGGGTGTCAGGATACGGGCGTATCCTTGTTCCGATTAACTATCGACTCAACGCTGACGAGGTCCAGTACATCGTCAACCATTCAGGCACCCGGCTGCTACTGATCGATCCAGAGTACGCCGAGATCTTCGGCAAGGTCGAGGTCGAGCACCGGATAATCATGGATGGCGTCGAGGACAGTGAGCTGTTTGCACCTCTCAAAGAAGGGGCATCGATGCCAGAGTGGGCAGGTGATGAGGATTTCGCCTGTTCGATCAACTATACCTCGGGCACAACGTCTCGGCCTAAGGGTGTGCAGATGACGCATCGTAACGCATGGCTCAATGCCTCCACGCTTGGTTGGCATACGACGGTTACTGACCGAGACGTCTTATTGCATACGCTACCAATGTTTCACTGTAACGGTTGGGGGATGCCCTATGCCGTCACCGGCATGGGCGGGACCCACGTGGTGCAGCGCAAGATTGATGGCGAGAGTATCCTCTCCAACGTCGAAAACGAAGGTGTCACGCTGGCGTGCGGCGCTCCAGCGGTCTGGGCGGCGACCTTGGGGGGTGCTGAGAAGCGATCAAGCGAAGGTCGAACGATCCCAGGGCGTGATCTCATGCGTGTGGTCGCTGCCGGTGCCCCGCCACCGTCGCGCACCATCGAACGCATCCAAGGCGAACTTGGCTGGGAGTTTATTCAGATCTATGGGCTGACCGAGACGTCACCTTTGCTCACCGTCAATCGACGACCGAAAGAGTGGGACACGTTGGAGCCAGCAGAGCTCGCTCGCAAGCTTTCGATGGCTGGAACGCCGAGTATCGGAGTCCGGATTGCCGAAGACGTTGATGGTGAGGTGTTGGCCCAGGGTAATCAGGTTTTTAAGGGATATTGGGAGCAGCCGGAAGAGTCGGCAAAGGCGCTGGCGGGCGGTTGGTTTCACACCGGTGATGGCGGAACCTATCAGAACGGTTACCTCCGCATTCTTGACCGAAAGAAGGATGTGATCATCACTGGGGGTGAGAACGTCTCGTCGATCGAGGTTGAAGACGTACTCTTCCAGCATCCAGCAGTCGCCGAAGTGGCGGTCATTGGGGTTCCCGACCCAAAGTGGGGCGAAACGGTCAAGGCATTGGTGGTGTTGAAAAGCGGGGTAAGCGCAACTCAGGAGGAGCTTCAGGCGTTCTGCCGTGAACGGCTAGCGCACTTCAAGTGCCCAACGTCAATCGAATTCCGCGATGAACTTGCTCGCACGGCTACCGGCAAGCTGCAGAAGTTTAAGCTTCGTGCGCCGTACTGGGAGGGCAAGGAGCGCCTCGTCAATTGA
- a CDS encoding PIG-L family deacetylase — translation MTSQRDGFASYLVAQNHDTTVDLVNPGVVLAIGAHPDDVEFGCGATLAKWSQRGTEVHVAILTDGRRGTWNVTEDQLALAVTREAEAKRAAAILGATTLNFYRQIDGELKMAAEIVMQLVALMRSLCPDVVITHDPWKRYRLHPDHRVTGEIVIDALVRARDATFWPELSSTPARPNNLLLFEADVEDHHETLSQEHLTTKAEALACHQSQYQSSYGLHPNAPDATEQLLARLSDVARDPASATYQEHFKRITDL, via the coding sequence GTGACCTCACAACGCGATGGGTTCGCCTCTTACCTGGTAGCTCAGAATCACGACACCACCGTTGATCTCGTCAATCCTGGCGTCGTGCTCGCCATCGGTGCACATCCTGACGACGTTGAATTTGGTTGCGGGGCAACCCTGGCGAAGTGGTCACAACGGGGCACCGAGGTTCATGTCGCGATCTTGACGGATGGACGTCGAGGAACTTGGAATGTAACCGAGGATCAGCTCGCACTCGCCGTCACCCGCGAAGCGGAGGCCAAGCGTGCCGCAGCCATTTTGGGGGCAACAACACTCAACTTCTACCGACAAATCGACGGTGAACTCAAGATGGCCGCTGAGATAGTGATGCAACTCGTTGCACTTATGCGTTCACTTTGCCCTGACGTGGTCATCACCCACGATCCGTGGAAACGCTATCGGCTTCATCCCGACCATCGTGTCACCGGCGAGATCGTCATCGATGCACTGGTAAGAGCCCGTGACGCGACGTTTTGGCCAGAGCTCTCGTCAACCCCCGCCCGACCAAACAATCTTCTGCTCTTTGAGGCCGATGTCGAAGACCATCACGAGACCCTCAGCCAGGAACACCTGACGACCAAGGCCGAGGCACTCGCATGCCACCAAAGCCAGTACCAATCGAGCTACGGATTACATCCCAACGCACCCGATGCAACGGAACAGCTCCTAGCCCGCCTCAGCGATGTCGCTCGTGACCCAGCTAGTGCCACCTATCAGGAGCACTTCAAACGAATCACCGACCTCTGA
- a CDS encoding GntR family transcriptional regulator, which produces MLEHRLDGDSGLPLWAQLAEALREGIEVGDFDGRFPSEPELVEQFKVSRSTVREAIRYLRSEGYLEARQGKGTFVVARESFDSLRSHRFSLAGRIAESGLEEVARLLGKGSVRDPELAARLALGSDEFFLIERLRGSQHESFALERAYLPRVNALSFDDVDLTQAGSLYSVLQSGTGITVTAGFDEVSAAIPSDREAKLLGITGHDPVLVVERCAYSHHELVEFRRTTLVPGRVRFRAEWGR; this is translated from the coding sequence GTGCTAGAGCATCGATTGGATGGCGATTCGGGGCTACCGCTGTGGGCTCAGCTTGCTGAGGCGTTGCGAGAGGGTATCGAAGTCGGGGACTTTGATGGTCGTTTTCCGTCCGAACCGGAGCTGGTTGAGCAGTTCAAGGTCTCCAGGTCGACCGTTCGTGAGGCGATTCGCTACCTACGCTCAGAAGGCTATCTAGAGGCGCGCCAAGGCAAAGGGACGTTTGTCGTTGCTCGCGAGAGCTTCGATTCGTTGCGCAGCCATCGATTTTCCCTGGCCGGGAGGATCGCCGAGTCAGGCCTCGAGGAGGTTGCCCGGCTGCTTGGCAAAGGGTCGGTACGTGATCCTGAGCTAGCGGCTCGCCTCGCGCTGGGTTCGGATGAGTTTTTTCTTATCGAGCGATTACGTGGTTCACAACATGAGAGTTTTGCACTTGAGCGAGCCTATCTCCCGCGGGTGAACGCCTTGAGCTTTGACGATGTTGACTTGACGCAGGCTGGCTCTCTATACTCGGTGCTGCAGTCGGGAACTGGGATCACCGTCACTGCTGGATTTGATGAGGTCTCGGCTGCGATTCCCTCGGATCGGGAGGCGAAGCTGCTCGGCATCACGGGGCATGATCCGGTGTTGGTCGTAGAGCGTTGCGCCTATTCTCACCATGAGTTGGTCGAGTTCCGGAGGACGACGCTCGTCCCGGGTCGCGTGCGCTTTCGTGCCGAATGGGGCCGCTAG
- a CDS encoding pirin family protein, producing MESVEFVNTPVVTATTGEGRVERLPRRLTTAPSGLEGEGFPVKRAFAGVPMSELDPFVHMDEMGEVDYGPGEPKGTPWHPHRGFETVTYMMEGEFIHQDSIGGGGSLGRGDTQWMTAGAGILHIEQPPEQLVVTGGLFHGLQLWVNLPSRQKWVDPRYQDIGHTQVGRGTSPHKDVELRVIAGSLDPVQGPGVTYTPINMVHATLHPGAYISLDWPRAFNLLTYVMEGRVQYGSTRIDAQAAQLAVFAEGDFFSIANPGQIDAEVVILGGRPIGEPVAHYGPFVMNTREELEQAIADFQAGRMGQIPVAHL from the coding sequence ATGGAATCGGTAGAGTTCGTGAATACCCCAGTCGTGACGGCGACGACAGGGGAGGGCCGTGTTGAGCGACTTCCGCGTCGTCTAACGACGGCGCCAAGTGGCCTCGAGGGCGAAGGGTTTCCTGTGAAGAGGGCTTTTGCCGGTGTGCCCATGTCGGAGCTGGATCCGTTCGTCCACATGGACGAGATGGGCGAGGTCGACTATGGGCCGGGTGAACCCAAGGGAACGCCGTGGCATCCGCACCGGGGATTCGAGACCGTGACCTACATGATGGAAGGTGAATTCATTCACCAAGACTCCATCGGTGGCGGTGGTAGTCTCGGACGTGGGGACACCCAATGGATGACGGCGGGGGCAGGCATTCTCCATATTGAGCAACCTCCTGAGCAGCTCGTGGTCACTGGGGGACTGTTTCACGGGCTGCAACTCTGGGTGAATTTGCCGTCCAGACAAAAGTGGGTTGATCCAAGGTATCAAGATATCGGCCACACGCAGGTCGGCCGTGGCACGAGCCCACACAAGGATGTCGAGCTGCGAGTCATCGCTGGTTCTCTCGATCCGGTGCAAGGACCTGGGGTCACGTATACACCGATCAACATGGTTCACGCAACGCTGCACCCTGGTGCCTATATCAGCCTCGATTGGCCCCGTGCGTTCAACCTTTTGACCTACGTTATGGAGGGTCGCGTTCAATACGGCTCCACCCGAATCGATGCCCAGGCGGCCCAACTCGCCGTCTTTGCTGAGGGTGACTTTTTTTCAATCGCGAATCCAGGCCAGATCGATGCCGAAGTGGTCATCCTGGGCGGTCGCCCAATCGGTGAGCCTGTCGCTCACTACGGGCCCTTTGTGATGAACACACGAGAAGAGCTGGAACAGGCGATTGCTGACTTCCAGGCGGGGCGTATGGGTCAGATTCCTGTCGCGCACCTTTGA
- a CDS encoding ABC transporter ATP-binding protein/permease: MSRLLGVVLTQRRELIIALSTSILGTVATLLVPIFEEAFVDGLSSHHAENGWLVGLIALALAAFGLAFLRRYFGGRLALGVQHYLRTRIFNHLQRIDFAAHDSLQTGQLVSEANADVSLIQGLLSFLPRLFGNALLALLSMVVMAVVYWPLALIVAVSLVIIGVASIRLRKQIFPVSLIAQKEKGAVNEVVEETVRGIAVVKGSALEDVQLNRLHDRATRLYRARVATIWRQAKLQAFLQLVPLVTEALVIGIGGYAAINGDLTIGAFLLFTTYIVELILPVRQLSVLVALSEQARAGVERIFGLLDTNPAIVQPANPYVPVAVQGTIEFEDVAFAYKPGVPVLDGLNLTIERGETVAVVGASGSGKSSLALLVPRFYEPQRGALTIDGVPVNQWDLTSLRQSIGIVFEESFLFSDTIRSNIALGRKDISDAEIVQAAEAAHADDFIRQLPLGYETVVGERGVRLSGGQRQRIALARALLGSPPILILDDATSSVDPATEAEILAAIGAAGSGRTMILIAHRRSTLHLADRIVLMQGGRILATGTHEQLLATEPAYRELMSGESDTIVETPRIALVAGDAPAPTQTKEESVTIPKMIDRRVELGWIDERFRFGSLFRLIRVGVVVGAVLVALDALLSLASPLVLRSGIDVGVLHHARSLVLAAALALGAVSVVDLVVVILEQVIAGLAAEKFLLLLRSRIFQKLLRLDMDYYETEMSGRIMTRMISDVDAFSNLVQNGLITALVSVVSFGLVLVVVIVIAPSIALVLVASLPLTIVASVIFQRYSNRAYTMARERIAAVNANFQEQVSGVRASRAKNRQGEAINRFDSLSSGYRDARMNAQKAISIYFPFLLMLADVTTALTLLYGGSQVLSHTLAVGTLLAATLYVNQFFSPIQQLSQTFDQFQQARVAARQIRRLMAQDISIHPTQNPVAVPMLRGDVAFRLVTFQYPQAGRPSLDSVSFDVPAGSRIAFVGETGAGKSTIAKLLVRFYDPTGGSITVDGIPLREVDLTSYRSQVAYLPQEPFLFTGTIAENVAFVRADATSAEVERACRMVGLGDFLDHHDEGVDYQIGDRGARLSAGQKQSVVLARLIVQDPRIVILDEVSSSLDLVAEAQMQTALDEVLVGRTTVVIAHRLSTLLQADQIYVLAQGKIVEQGTHDDLIGQGGQYASLWELSA; this comes from the coding sequence ATGTCGCGACTCCTCGGCGTAGTGCTGACCCAACGCAGGGAGTTGATCATCGCCTTGTCCACCTCGATTCTTGGTACTGTTGCGACGCTGTTGGTCCCCATCTTTGAGGAAGCTTTTGTCGATGGCCTCAGCAGTCATCACGCCGAGAACGGTTGGCTCGTTGGCCTCATCGCCTTGGCCTTGGCTGCCTTTGGGTTGGCGTTCCTGCGTCGCTACTTCGGCGGACGCCTTGCCCTCGGGGTGCAGCACTACCTGCGAACCCGGATCTTCAACCACCTCCAGCGGATTGACTTCGCCGCCCATGACAGCTTGCAGACCGGTCAGCTCGTCTCCGAAGCGAATGCCGATGTCTCGCTCATCCAGGGTCTTTTGTCATTCCTCCCACGACTTTTCGGCAATGCCCTCTTGGCACTGCTTTCAATGGTGGTGATGGCGGTGGTTTATTGGCCACTTGCCCTGATAGTGGCTGTATCCCTGGTCATTATCGGGGTAGCGTCGATTCGCTTGCGTAAGCAGATTTTCCCCGTGAGTCTCATTGCTCAAAAGGAAAAAGGCGCCGTCAACGAGGTTGTTGAAGAGACGGTACGAGGCATCGCTGTCGTGAAGGGCTCAGCCCTTGAGGACGTGCAACTTAATCGCCTCCATGACAGGGCGACGCGCCTGTACCGAGCACGCGTGGCGACGATTTGGAGGCAGGCAAAACTGCAAGCATTTTTGCAGCTGGTGCCGCTGGTCACCGAGGCGTTGGTGATCGGGATCGGTGGGTATGCCGCCATCAATGGCGACCTCACCATCGGAGCTTTCCTTCTTTTCACCACCTACATCGTAGAGTTGATCCTTCCGGTGCGTCAGCTTTCGGTGTTAGTTGCCCTCTCTGAACAGGCTCGAGCTGGAGTTGAACGGATCTTCGGACTCCTTGACACCAATCCGGCGATTGTTCAACCAGCGAACCCCTACGTTCCAGTTGCTGTCCAGGGCACCATTGAGTTCGAGGACGTCGCCTTTGCTTACAAGCCCGGGGTGCCGGTGCTCGATGGACTGAATCTCACGATTGAGCGTGGCGAGACGGTTGCCGTGGTCGGGGCCTCTGGATCAGGAAAGTCCTCACTGGCACTGCTCGTACCTCGCTTCTATGAGCCCCAACGTGGTGCTCTCACCATCGATGGTGTGCCCGTCAACCAATGGGATCTCACGTCACTGCGCCAGTCGATCGGCATCGTCTTCGAGGAGAGTTTCCTTTTCTCAGATACAATTCGGTCCAACATCGCTCTCGGTCGGAAGGACATCTCCGATGCCGAGATCGTGCAAGCCGCCGAGGCGGCGCACGCTGATGACTTCATTCGTCAATTGCCGCTGGGCTATGAAACCGTCGTCGGCGAACGGGGTGTCCGACTCTCGGGTGGTCAGCGCCAACGGATCGCCCTCGCCCGTGCGTTGCTAGGATCACCCCCGATTCTGATTCTTGACGATGCCACGTCGTCGGTTGACCCCGCGACTGAGGCAGAGATTCTGGCGGCGATTGGAGCGGCTGGAAGTGGACGAACGATGATTCTCATCGCCCATCGTCGCTCGACCCTGCACTTGGCCGATCGCATTGTGCTGATGCAGGGTGGTCGGATCCTTGCGACTGGAACCCATGAGCAGCTGCTCGCAACCGAACCTGCCTATCGTGAACTCATGAGCGGCGAGAGTGACACCATCGTCGAGACGCCAAGGATTGCCCTGGTCGCAGGTGATGCCCCGGCCCCGACGCAGACAAAGGAAGAGTCGGTCACGATTCCAAAGATGATTGATCGTCGCGTTGAGCTTGGCTGGATCGACGAGCGCTTTCGGTTTGGAAGTCTCTTTCGACTGATTCGGGTGGGGGTCGTCGTGGGGGCGGTCTTGGTTGCCCTGGATGCGCTCTTGAGTTTGGCCTCGCCGCTCGTGCTTCGATCTGGCATCGATGTTGGCGTGTTGCATCACGCGCGTTCGTTGGTGCTTGCTGCGGCTCTTGCGCTCGGGGCTGTTTCTGTGGTCGACCTCGTCGTCGTCATCCTCGAACAGGTGATTGCTGGCTTGGCCGCAGAGAAGTTTCTGCTGCTTTTGCGGTCTCGGATCTTCCAGAAGCTCCTCCGACTCGATATGGACTACTACGAGACTGAGATGTCGGGACGAATCATGACCCGCATGATCAGCGACGTGGATGCGTTTTCGAACCTCGTGCAAAATGGCCTGATCACCGCTTTGGTGTCGGTCGTATCATTTGGCTTGGTGTTGGTGGTGGTGATCGTGATCGCACCGAGTATTGCGCTGGTTCTCGTGGCGAGCCTGCCACTGACCATCGTTGCCAGTGTGATCTTTCAGCGGTATTCGAACCGCGCCTACACGATGGCTCGCGAGCGGATCGCTGCAGTCAATGCCAACTTTCAAGAGCAGGTCTCTGGCGTGCGGGCGTCGCGAGCCAAGAATCGCCAAGGAGAGGCCATCAACCGTTTTGACTCGTTGAGCAGTGGTTATCGTGACGCGAGGATGAATGCGCAAAAGGCGATATCAATTTACTTCCCCTTCCTGCTCATGTTGGCCGATGTCACCACCGCGCTCACCCTCCTCTATGGCGGATCGCAGGTGTTGAGCCATACGCTTGCAGTTGGGACCCTGCTCGCGGCGACACTCTATGTCAACCAGTTCTTCTCACCAATTCAACAGCTCTCCCAAACCTTCGACCAGTTCCAACAGGCCAGGGTGGCGGCCCGTCAGATCCGTCGGCTCATGGCTCAAGATATCTCCATTCATCCGACGCAAAACCCAGTAGCGGTGCCAATGTTGCGGGGCGATGTTGCTTTTCGGTTAGTGACCTTCCAATATCCCCAAGCAGGCCGGCCCTCGCTGGACTCAGTAAGTTTCGACGTTCCCGCCGGATCACGGATCGCCTTTGTAGGCGAGACGGGGGCTGGCAAGTCGACGATCGCGAAGCTCTTGGTCAGGTTCTATGATCCAACAGGGGGCTCGATCACCGTTGATGGGATCCCACTTCGCGAAGTAGACCTTACGAGTTATCGCTCCCAGGTTGCCTATCTTCCCCAAGAGCCATTTCTCTTCACCGGCACGATAGCGGAGAACGTCGCCTTTGTCCGTGCTGACGCGACATCGGCTGAGGTGGAGCGCGCGTGCAGGATGGTCGGCCTGGGCGACTTCTTAGACCACCACGACGAGGGCGTTGATTACCAGATCGGTGACCGTGGGGCTCGTCTTTCTGCTGGTCAGAAACAGTCGGTGGTGTTAGCTCGATTGATCGTTCAGGATCCGCGGATTGTGATTCTCGACGAGGTCTCCTCGTCGCTTGATCTCGTGGCTGAGGCGCAGATGCAGACCGCCCTTGACGAGGTGTTGGTGGGGAGAACGACCGTGGTGATTGCTCACCGGCTTTCGACGCTCCTACAGGCTGATCAGATCTACGTCCTCGCTCAAGGTAAGATCGTTGAGCAAGGGACCCATGACGACCTCATTGGCCAAGGTGGCCAGTATGCCTCGCTGTGGGAGTTGTCCGCCTAG